The Candidatus Tumulicola sp. genome contains a region encoding:
- the hutH gene encoding histidine ammonia-lyase: protein MSVARRSGMVELNGRNCSLESIEAIADGSLVRISEPARAAVLRAREFVDERFASGEAIYGVTTGFGRLAHVPVAPSDAAQLQLNLVRSHAAGTGAPLDPRIVRAASALRANSLSAGYSGVAPATLDLIVESLNRDVTAVVPCQGSVGASGDLAPLAHMALVLIGEGEAYFEGERLPSVVALERAGLSPVTLGPKEGLALINGTQVMTAVAALGVLRAERLAAAADVISAMSLEAYLGTERVFDRRLNALRPHPGQLAVARNLRALLAGSQIVQSHAECGRVQDPYSFRCIPVVHGAVRDAIAHARNVTYIEANSVTDNPLVFPEDGVFISGGNFHGEPVALTLDYLKMAISEIASIAERRLYLLLNAEDRDLPLFLTGRSGLQSGLMIVQYAAAALVNDNKGLAWPSSVDSIPTSAGQEDHVSMGMTSANNLIRVLDNVEGALACELLGAVTATDFRRPLKSGAGTQAAYDVARQTIAPWTEDRSPAPDIVSARRLIASGSLVAAAVSASGCALTSSVEPA, encoded by the coding sequence GTGAGCGTCGCGCGCCGGAGTGGAATGGTCGAACTCAACGGCCGGAACTGTTCGCTCGAGTCGATTGAAGCCATTGCCGATGGGTCGCTCGTCCGAATCTCCGAACCGGCGCGGGCGGCTGTCCTTCGTGCGCGCGAGTTCGTCGACGAGCGATTTGCCAGTGGAGAAGCGATTTACGGTGTCACGACCGGCTTCGGCCGGCTGGCGCACGTTCCGGTCGCCCCCAGCGATGCCGCTCAGCTCCAGCTGAACCTGGTTCGAAGCCACGCCGCTGGCACCGGAGCGCCGCTCGATCCCCGCATCGTTCGCGCGGCCAGCGCGCTACGCGCGAACTCGTTATCGGCCGGTTATTCGGGTGTCGCGCCCGCGACGCTGGACTTGATCGTCGAGTCGTTGAATCGCGACGTCACCGCGGTCGTTCCATGTCAGGGCTCCGTCGGCGCTAGCGGTGATTTGGCACCACTGGCACACATGGCGTTGGTGCTGATCGGCGAAGGCGAAGCGTATTTCGAAGGCGAGCGATTGCCGAGCGTGGTCGCACTCGAGCGCGCCGGTCTGAGCCCGGTGACGCTCGGTCCTAAAGAGGGCCTAGCGCTCATCAACGGCACCCAAGTCATGACCGCGGTCGCGGCCTTAGGCGTCTTGCGGGCCGAGCGTCTCGCTGCCGCCGCCGACGTGATTTCTGCGATGTCGCTCGAAGCCTATCTCGGAACGGAACGCGTCTTCGACCGGCGCTTGAACGCGTTGCGTCCCCATCCGGGCCAACTCGCCGTCGCACGCAACCTACGAGCGCTACTGGCCGGCTCGCAGATCGTGCAGTCGCATGCCGAGTGCGGACGGGTTCAGGACCCGTACTCGTTCCGCTGCATTCCGGTGGTGCATGGCGCCGTGCGCGATGCGATCGCACACGCACGAAACGTCACCTATATTGAGGCGAACTCGGTTACCGACAATCCGTTGGTTTTTCCGGAAGACGGCGTGTTCATATCCGGCGGCAACTTTCACGGCGAGCCGGTCGCGCTCACACTCGATTACCTGAAGATGGCGATTTCCGAGATCGCGTCGATCGCCGAGCGCCGTCTGTATCTGCTGCTTAATGCCGAGGACCGCGACCTTCCGTTGTTCCTGACCGGTCGTTCGGGATTGCAGTCGGGCCTGATGATCGTGCAGTACGCGGCCGCGGCGCTCGTCAACGACAACAAAGGGCTAGCGTGGCCGTCCAGTGTCGATTCGATACCCACATCGGCCGGTCAGGAAGACCACGTCAGCATGGGCATGACGTCGGCAAACAATTTGATTCGCGTGCTCGACAACGTCGAAGGCGCGCTGGCGTGCGAGTTGCTCGGTGCGGTGACGGCGACCGATTTCCGCCGGCCGCTGAAATCGGGCGCGGGAACGCAGGCCGCCTACGACGTCGCGCGACAGACGATCGCACCGTGGACCGAGGACCGTTCGCCGGCGCCCGATATCGTATCTGCGCGCCGGCTTATCGCTTCTGGATCGCTGGTAGCAGCGGCCGTTTCAGCCAGCGGCTGCGCCTTAACATCGTCGGTCGAACCCGCCTAG
- a CDS encoding TonB-dependent receptor, whose product MNIRVIVFLSAAIVFFGRTCVFAGTTGSITGIVTTPTGAAVGAVRVTAVSPSQSSSVTTDASGHFTMLSLAPDTYTITIVKAGFQTVTTTGISVFADQSQALRLSIQTALKTIATVTTRSSMDVVKPGTTSDVYSVNSAVSQAVQGVGGGGNLNNAYSAIATVPGAFVPPNQQGWDQVVYIRGGSYDQIGYEFDGVPVNRSFDNYPGGTAGTLGQQELQVYAGGGTAGESASGLAGFINQVIKTGTFPGYANVSAGIGSPTFYHDVEIEAGGATPDRLFSYYVGIGGYNQDYRYLDQFNGSNLGDVWGYSIIADNTAHLYFGGVFPTCGYTAPQDSGYYQGPNESPVYNPFDLRQGQRGYVGKPQGISENPGCYQTVTPAYASYNWIADRENVANFHIGIPHKRDAGRDDVQILYNVTAMQSSFYSSQNDLGPHLVQQLNEVVYGRNIPQVWGDFLTWPTGTYFGESPGKVSPTAYYMPSSPSGRCANITPYRVPGRAPAIPSACAGGDYSAVPNDAQDAFWNNASIFKLQYQHNIGSNAYLRLYGYSFYSDWLQTSPLSYASELYGFGVTSYDYELESHTRGIAMEFADQIDPKSLLTFNANFTTASTNRYNNTNFNNLLGTDATNLTNGTECFSKITGNVRPCNSPRTSGTFGNPEPTPAIPGAQWEITNTGDSGFVNNVTPSFTAIALQDEWSPTDKLIVNLGLRDEIYAYDLANTSSNGQNFWFLAGQREFCYNPVTLQPYLHAVPPASGRPNNPFITFNCPVDDSIPAHPVQTVHPDGKDGHLLLSNQYDPHVSDNAFTPQLGATYTINNDTVLRLSAGRFAQEPETYQVQYNAKDSNLAYDLFQAFWQYGYTTPRHDPAVQYSNNFDASLEKRLKGTDMSFKLSPFYRYATNQVYSVSLPFGLSGGLNSGIERVDGVEFEFTKGDFNKDGLAFILSYTYTNAAEKWANYPGTSINPIDPYNQDIANFNGLTKGGGGSRCYENDKHGNVYPDPSCAQLKPGYNPAILNPYYGMKQQPLLDRNGWYPVGLDYGYLSPSVLSAVVNYKHHKFSITPALTFNEGQPYGNPADTMGIDPRTCTANSSKIVDSPIHSSNPLQADYTSCGLAATQNGTSAGVLYIPNPQTAKFDSFGAFRQPSQLNLSMSMGYQITPRIKANLLLANLANACFGGSSEPWTKQFPPNSYTCGYISNYYYVSNFYNGTSPNDRGANGVALNPAFSQSYIPAYADANSFVLPGPFNAYLTVDIKI is encoded by the coding sequence GGTATTTCGGTCTTCGCCGATCAATCACAAGCGTTGCGCTTGAGCATACAGACCGCGCTCAAGACAATTGCGACGGTCACCACGCGCTCGTCGATGGACGTCGTTAAACCCGGAACCACCAGCGATGTGTATTCCGTGAACTCCGCCGTTAGCCAAGCGGTACAAGGCGTCGGCGGCGGCGGTAATTTGAACAACGCCTATTCGGCCATCGCGACGGTCCCCGGCGCGTTCGTTCCGCCGAACCAGCAAGGCTGGGATCAAGTGGTGTATATTCGCGGCGGAAGTTACGACCAGATTGGCTACGAGTTCGACGGCGTACCCGTCAACCGATCGTTCGACAACTATCCGGGCGGCACAGCCGGCACCCTCGGACAGCAAGAGCTGCAGGTGTACGCCGGCGGGGGCACGGCCGGAGAAAGTGCCAGCGGCCTGGCCGGCTTTATCAACCAAGTCATCAAGACCGGAACGTTTCCCGGTTACGCCAACGTGAGCGCCGGCATCGGCTCGCCGACGTTCTACCACGATGTAGAAATCGAAGCCGGCGGAGCAACGCCCGACCGCCTATTCTCCTATTACGTCGGCATCGGCGGCTACAATCAGGATTACCGCTATCTCGATCAGTTCAACGGTTCGAATTTAGGCGATGTTTGGGGCTATTCGATTATCGCCGACAACACGGCCCACTTGTATTTTGGCGGCGTGTTCCCAACGTGCGGATACACCGCGCCGCAAGATTCGGGCTATTATCAGGGCCCGAACGAATCGCCGGTGTACAATCCGTTCGATCTGCGTCAGGGACAGCGCGGATACGTCGGAAAGCCCCAGGGTATCTCTGAAAATCCCGGCTGCTATCAAACGGTCACCCCGGCGTACGCTAGCTACAACTGGATCGCCGATCGCGAAAACGTTGCAAATTTCCACATCGGCATTCCGCATAAGCGTGACGCCGGCCGCGACGACGTCCAGATCCTCTACAACGTCACCGCGATGCAGAGCTCGTTCTACAGTTCTCAGAACGACTTGGGGCCGCACCTCGTGCAGCAGTTGAACGAAGTCGTCTACGGTCGCAACATTCCGCAAGTATGGGGCGACTTTTTGACGTGGCCCACCGGCACGTACTTCGGCGAGAGCCCCGGCAAGGTGTCGCCGACCGCCTACTACATGCCCAGTTCGCCCAGCGGCCGCTGCGCGAACATTACGCCGTATCGAGTCCCCGGACGTGCGCCGGCGATTCCGAGCGCGTGCGCCGGCGGTGACTACTCGGCGGTTCCAAACGACGCACAGGATGCGTTTTGGAACAACGCCTCTATCTTCAAGCTGCAATACCAGCACAATATCGGTTCGAACGCGTATCTGCGCCTGTACGGCTACTCGTTTTACTCCGACTGGTTGCAGACTAGTCCGCTCAGTTATGCGTCCGAACTCTACGGCTTCGGTGTAACAAGCTACGACTACGAACTAGAATCGCACACCCGCGGCATCGCCATGGAGTTCGCCGACCAGATCGACCCGAAATCGCTGCTAACCTTTAACGCCAACTTTACGACCGCGAGCACCAACCGGTATAACAACACCAACTTCAATAATCTCTTGGGTACCGACGCGACGAACCTCACCAACGGTACAGAGTGTTTCAGCAAAATAACGGGCAACGTGAGGCCGTGTAATAGCCCGAGGACGAGCGGCACCTTCGGTAATCCGGAGCCGACACCAGCAATTCCCGGCGCGCAATGGGAAATCACGAATACGGGCGACTCCGGTTTCGTCAATAACGTTACACCCAGCTTCACTGCCATCGCCCTGCAAGACGAATGGAGCCCGACCGACAAACTCATCGTCAATCTGGGCTTGCGCGACGAAATATACGCGTACGATCTCGCAAACACGTCGAGCAACGGCCAAAACTTCTGGTTCCTCGCCGGGCAGCGCGAGTTTTGTTATAACCCGGTCACCCTGCAACCGTATCTTCATGCCGTGCCGCCCGCCAGTGGACGCCCGAACAATCCATTCATTACCTTCAATTGCCCGGTCGATGATTCGATCCCGGCCCATCCCGTGCAGACCGTTCACCCCGACGGCAAAGACGGGCATCTGCTGCTGAGCAATCAATACGATCCGCACGTTTCCGACAACGCCTTTACACCGCAGTTGGGAGCGACGTACACCATCAACAACGACACCGTGCTACGCCTTTCGGCCGGCCGCTTCGCTCAAGAGCCGGAGACCTATCAAGTGCAATATAACGCCAAGGACAGTAACCTCGCGTACGACTTGTTCCAAGCGTTTTGGCAATATGGCTACACGACACCACGGCACGATCCGGCCGTGCAGTATTCGAACAACTTCGACGCATCGCTCGAGAAGCGACTCAAGGGCACAGATATGTCGTTCAAGCTCTCGCCGTTTTATCGCTACGCGACCAACCAAGTCTATAGCGTTTCTCTACCGTTCGGTCTGAGCGGTGGCCTCAACAGTGGCATCGAGCGAGTCGACGGCGTCGAGTTCGAATTTACGAAAGGCGATTTCAATAAAGACGGGCTCGCGTTTATCCTCTCCTACACGTATACGAACGCGGCAGAAAAATGGGCCAACTATCCGGGCACATCCATCAACCCGATCGACCCGTACAATCAAGACATCGCGAACTTCAACGGCCTGACGAAGGGCGGCGGCGGTTCGCGTTGCTACGAAAACGATAAGCACGGAAACGTCTATCCCGATCCGAGTTGCGCGCAGCTCAAGCCCGGATACAATCCGGCGATTCTCAACCCGTATTACGGGATGAAGCAGCAACCGCTTCTCGACCGCAACGGATGGTATCCGGTCGGACTCGACTACGGCTATCTCTCTCCGAGCGTGCTGAGCGCGGTGGTCAATTATAAACACCATAAGTTTTCGATCACGCCGGCACTCACGTTCAACGAGGGCCAGCCCTACGGAAATCCCGCCGATACGATGGGCATCGATCCCCGCACGTGCACGGCCAACTCATCGAAAATCGTCGACTCTCCCATCCATAGCAGCAACCCGCTACAGGCGGATTATACGAGCTGCGGACTTGCTGCAACGCAAAACGGCACGTCCGCCGGCGTTCTCTACATTCCCAATCCGCAGACCGCAAAGTTCGATTCGTTCGGTGCGTTCCGGCAGCCGTCGCAGTTGAACCTGAGCATGTCGATGGGATATCAGATCACGCCGAGGATCAAGGCCAACTTGCTACTGGCAAACCTTGCGAACGCGTGTTTCGGCGGTTCGTCGGAACCGTGGACCAAACAGTTTCCGCCCAACTCATACACGTGTGGATACATTTCAAACTATTATTACGTGTCGAACTTCTACAACGGTACGTCGCCCAACGACCGGGGCGCGAACGGCGTGGCGCTCAATCCCGCGTTTTCGCAATCGTATATTCCGGCGTATGCGGACGCGAATTCCTTCGTACTGCCCGGACCCTTCAACGCCTATTTGACGGTGGATATCAAGATCTAG
- a CDS encoding MaoC family dehydratase yields the protein MGEVFETASIDVNAAEILAFAESFDPQPFHLDEAAARAGFFGGLVASGWHTGALTMRLFVESGVMREIGVIGFGVDELRWLAPVTPGDELHLRGEVVEVRPRPHRPARGIVRIRIETVNQHGLTVMTQIPNLVVPARPELPVADG from the coding sequence GTGGGCGAGGTCTTTGAAACCGCGTCGATCGACGTGAACGCTGCCGAAATCCTGGCCTTCGCCGAGTCGTTCGACCCGCAACCGTTTCATCTCGACGAAGCGGCGGCGCGGGCCGGCTTTTTCGGCGGACTGGTCGCCAGTGGCTGGCACACGGGCGCCCTGACGATGCGCCTCTTTGTTGAGAGCGGCGTTATGCGCGAGATCGGCGTCATCGGTTTCGGCGTCGACGAACTGCGCTGGCTCGCGCCGGTGACGCCCGGGGACGAGCTGCACCTGCGCGGCGAGGTCGTCGAAGTACGCCCGCGACCACATCGTCCCGCCCGTGGAATCGTGCGTATACGCATCGAGACCGTCAATCAACACGGATTGACGGTCATGACGCAGATTCCCAACTTGGTCGTTCCGGCACGGCCGGAACTCCCCGTAGCGGACGGCTAG
- a CDS encoding WYL domain-containing protein — MEAAESKIVLLVRLLNAIDEGRHSFEALKERVAEGARAPSTRSLRRYLSILSDAGFPWYFDRSANAYRFAGGYSLKRMDLSSGELFGLVALRSLGASIGGTIGSSIDEATDKLVGTAGRTAEAHVATQSPVAFRLPAIELDERLDRFFAFLSFAERASRAVRFSYRDKDGKASVRTIDPYGFVVNGGRVYCVGHDRGRRDTRTFAIDSMGDVDVLASTFVRPADFRIEEFAARSISGVFAGGPVLDVRVAFAPRIAKAAIAARVLPDRHVERREDGGVEIVYRVSDVDEFVRWVLGWGAQAEVLDPPAARERTAALSREIAEKYRAGPET; from the coding sequence GTGGAAGCCGCCGAATCGAAAATCGTCTTACTCGTTCGATTGCTCAACGCAATCGACGAAGGGCGTCATTCGTTTGAGGCGCTCAAAGAGCGCGTCGCCGAGGGAGCTCGCGCTCCAAGCACGCGCAGTCTGCGACGCTACCTCTCCATCTTGTCGGACGCCGGGTTCCCTTGGTATTTCGATCGATCGGCGAACGCCTACCGATTTGCCGGCGGCTACAGCCTCAAACGAATGGATCTCTCGAGCGGCGAACTCTTCGGCTTGGTCGCGCTGCGCTCGCTGGGTGCGAGCATCGGCGGAACGATTGGTTCGTCGATCGATGAGGCCACCGATAAACTCGTCGGTACGGCCGGACGCACTGCCGAAGCGCACGTCGCCACGCAGTCGCCGGTGGCGTTTCGCCTTCCCGCGATCGAACTCGACGAGCGCCTCGATCGCTTTTTCGCGTTCTTGTCGTTTGCCGAGCGAGCCTCGCGGGCGGTGCGATTTTCATATCGAGACAAAGACGGTAAGGCCAGCGTTCGCACCATCGACCCGTACGGATTCGTCGTGAACGGCGGACGCGTGTATTGCGTCGGTCACGACCGCGGTCGGCGGGATACGCGAACCTTCGCAATCGACAGCATGGGTGACGTAGACGTGCTTGCGTCGACGTTCGTGCGACCCGCCGATTTTCGAATCGAGGAGTTCGCAGCCCGCTCGATCAGCGGCGTTTTCGCCGGCGGACCCGTCCTGGATGTGCGCGTCGCGTTCGCGCCCCGCATCGCGAAAGCCGCGATCGCGGCGCGCGTACTGCCCGATCGGCACGTCGAGCGCCGCGAGGACGGCGGAGTGGAAATCGTGTACCGCGTGAGCGACGTCGACGAGTTCGTGCGATGGGTCCTCGGTTGGGGCGCGCAAGCCGAAGTGCTCGATCCGCCTGCGGCGCGCGAACGCACGGCGGCGTTGAGCCGTGAAATCGCCGAGAAGTACCGAGCGGGCCCCGAGACATAA